One Fusarium poae strain DAOMC 252244 chromosome 4, whole genome shotgun sequence DNA window includes the following coding sequences:
- a CDS encoding hypothetical protein (SECRETED:SignalP(1-23)) has product MKLSAVTLLTLATGIIAAPVAEASKEVRSYGSYEPPKSTYEQPKAPKEDKPKKPEYNQPKAPKPHHEKPKKPHHDKPKHYAPPHHEKPKAPKPHHEKPKKPETPKKPSYEAPKAPKPHHEKPKAPKPHHEKPKKPSYEAPKAPKPHHEKPKKPETPKKPSYEAPKAPKPHHEKPKVPKPHHETPKKPEYNQPKAPKPHHEKPKKPETPKTPSYEQPKAPKPHHEKPKKPETPKKPEYNHPKAPKPHHETPKPKQEQPKKPSYEAPKQPAYEAPSY; this is encoded by the coding sequence ATGAAGCTGTCCGCTGTCACCCTTCTCACTCTTGCCACCGGCATCATTGCCGCTCCCGTCGCTGAGGCCAGCAAGGAGGTCCGTTCCTACGGCAGCTACGAGCCTCCCAAGTCCACCTACGAGCAGCCCAAGGCTCCCAAGGAGGACAAGCCTAAGAAGCCTGAGTACAACCAGCCCAAGGCCCCCAAGCCTCACCAcgagaagcccaagaagcctCACCACGACAAGCCTAAGCACTACGCTCCTCCTCACCACGAGAAGCCCAAGGCTCCTAAGCCCCACCAcgagaagcccaagaagcccgAGACTCCCAAGAAGCCTTCTTACGAGGCTCCCAAGGCTCCCAAGCCCCACCATGAGAAGCCCAAGGCACCTAAGCCTCATCAcgagaagcccaagaagcctTCTTATGAGGCTCCCAAGGCTCCCAAGCCTCATCACGAGAAGCCTAAGAAGCCCGAGACTCCTAAGAAGCCTTCCTATGAGGCTCCCAAGGCTCCCAAACCCCACCACGAGAAGCCCAAGGTTCCCAAGCCTCACCACGAGACTCCCAAGAAGCCCGAGTACAACCAGCCTAAGGCTCCTAAGCCTCATCAcgagaagcccaagaagcccgAGACTCCCAAGACTCCCTCTTATGAGCAACCCAAGGCTCCCAAGCCCCACCAcgagaagcccaagaagcctgAGACTCCCAAGAAGCCTGAGTACAACCACCCTAAGGCCCCTAAGCCTCACCATGAGActcccaagcccaagcaGGAGCAGCCCAAGAAGCCTTCCTACGAGGCTCCCAAGCAGCCTGCTTACGAGGCCCCCAGCTACTAG